In Sorghum bicolor cultivar BTx623 chromosome 10, Sorghum_bicolor_NCBIv3, whole genome shotgun sequence, one genomic interval encodes:
- the LOC8076149 gene encoding auxin-responsive protein IAA20 isoform X2 codes for MELELGLALPNPYQSPMAAGGELVGLLSGSAGACGKKRVFGDAFGAAAKATLLPLFVHEDGDGGSGDHDDVDHDPSNKKKRLVGWPPVKCARRRSCGGGGGYVKVKMEGVAIGRKVDVSLHGSYQELLRTLERMFPSANQQGAGADAGHAEEEEVVASHAERRRRHPYVVTYEDGEGDWLLVGDDVPWEVFVKSVKRLKILA; via the exons ATGGAGCTGGAGCTCGGGCTCGCGCTGCCAAACCCGTACCagtcgccgatggccgccggcgGGGAGCTCGTCGGTCTGCTCAGCGGCTCGGCGGGCGCGTGCGGGAAGAAGAGGGTGTTCGGCGACGCGTTCGGGGCCGCCGCCAAGGCCACGCTTCTTCCGCTCTTCGTGCACGAGGATGGtgacggcggcagcggcgaccACGACGATGTCGACCATGATCCAAGCAACAA GAAGAAGAGGCTGGTTGGGTGGCCGCCGGTGAAGTGCGCGCGCAGGCggagctgcggcggcggcggtggttaCGTGAAGGTCAAGATGGAAGGGGTGGCCATCGGGCGGAAGGTGGACGTGTCCCTCCACGGCTCGTACCAGGAGCTGCTCCGCACGCTCGAGCGCATGTTCCCCTCGGCTAACCAACAAG gtgcaggtgcagATGCAGGTCATGCAGAAGAAGAGGAGGTGGTGGCCTCGCAcgcagagcgccgccgtcgccatccGTACGTGGTCACCTACGAGGACGGCGAAGGGGACTGGTTGCTCGTCGGAGATGATGTGCCGTGGGA GGTCTTTGTGAAGTCAGTGAAGCGGCTCAAGATACTTGCGTAG
- the LOC8076149 gene encoding auxin-responsive protein IAA20 isoform X1, with protein MELELGLALPNPYQSPMAAGGELVGLLSGSAGACGKKRVFGDAFGAAAKATLLPLFVHEDGDGGSGDHDDVDHDPSNKKKRLVGWPPVKCARRRSCGGGGGYVKVKMEGVAIGRKVDVSLHGSYQELLRTLERMFPSANQQGAGAGADAGHAEEEEVVASHAERRRRHPYVVTYEDGEGDWLLVGDDVPWEVFVKSVKRLKILA; from the exons ATGGAGCTGGAGCTCGGGCTCGCGCTGCCAAACCCGTACCagtcgccgatggccgccggcgGGGAGCTCGTCGGTCTGCTCAGCGGCTCGGCGGGCGCGTGCGGGAAGAAGAGGGTGTTCGGCGACGCGTTCGGGGCCGCCGCCAAGGCCACGCTTCTTCCGCTCTTCGTGCACGAGGATGGtgacggcggcagcggcgaccACGACGATGTCGACCATGATCCAAGCAACAA GAAGAAGAGGCTGGTTGGGTGGCCGCCGGTGAAGTGCGCGCGCAGGCggagctgcggcggcggcggtggttaCGTGAAGGTCAAGATGGAAGGGGTGGCCATCGGGCGGAAGGTGGACGTGTCCCTCCACGGCTCGTACCAGGAGCTGCTCCGCACGCTCGAGCGCATGTTCCCCTCGGCTAACCAACAAG gtgcaggtgcaggtgcagATGCAGGTCATGCAGAAGAAGAGGAGGTGGTGGCCTCGCAcgcagagcgccgccgtcgccatccGTACGTGGTCACCTACGAGGACGGCGAAGGGGACTGGTTGCTCGTCGGAGATGATGTGCCGTGGGA GGTCTTTGTGAAGTCAGTGAAGCGGCTCAAGATACTTGCGTAG